A genomic stretch from Helianthus annuus cultivar XRQ/B chromosome 1, HanXRQr2.0-SUNRISE, whole genome shotgun sequence includes:
- the LOC110868627 gene encoding phosphoinositide phospholipase C 2 isoform X1, whose protein sequence is MGSYRVCCCFTRRFKVTEADPPLDVKTAFNDYTDGAIHMTADQLLKFIHECQNGNVNVNGNGVAVTKTEAERIVEQVLHKRHPITSLINRKTLTLEDFHHYLFSFEFNPPIGSQVHQDMNLPLTHYFIYTGHNSYLTGNQLSSPCSEVPIIKALKRGVRVIELDLWPNSSKDSVHVLHGRTLTTPVELVKCLKSIKEHAFVASDYPVVITLEDHLTPDLQEKVAQMVHDTFGELLYIPESSDLKELPSPETLKGRILISTKPPKEYLEAEEDKSTKSQRVKDYSDDDVWGEEPSEATPYKDKNNKYESDESDHDNEDSEHYIKKADSCPAYKNLIAIHAGKPKGGLEEALKVEKDKVRRLSLAEQELEKAAERHQQLIIRFTQQNILRIYPKGTRVTSSNYKPLIGWLHGAQMIAFNMQGYGRSLWLMHGMFRANGGCGYVRKPDFLMQHGPNNEVFDPKAKLPVKKILKVKVYMGDGWHLDFKQTHFDAYSPPDFYTRVGIAGAAADEIMRKTRAIEDSWTPVWNEEFTFELTLPEIALLRIEVHEYDMSEKDDFAGQTCLPVSELRPGIRAVPLCDRKGYPYPSARLLMKFEFLP, encoded by the exons ATGGGGAGTTACAGAGTATGTTGCTGCTTCACCAGAAGATTTAAGGTGACGGAAGCCGATCCGCCGTTAGATGTTAAAACGGCGTTTAACGACTACACTGACGGTGCGATTCACATGACCGCAGATCAACTGTTAAAGTTTATTCACGAGTGTCAAAACGGTAACGTTAACGTTAACGGTAACGGAGTTGCAGTCACGAAAACGGAGGCTGAGCGTATTGTGGAGCAGGTTCTGCATAAACGGCATCCGATTACGTCGTTAATTAACAGGAAGACGCTTACGTTAGAGGATTTTCATCATTATTTGTTTAGTTTTGAATTTAATCCTCCAATTGGATCTCAG GTTCACCAAGATATGAATCTCCCGTTAACGCATTATTTCATTTACACCGGTCACAATTCATACTTGACTGGAAACCAGCTAAGTAGCCCTTGCAGTGAGGTCCCGATCATCAAAGCTTTAAAACGAGGCGTAAGAGTAATAGAACTTGATTTGTGGCCAAATTCGTCTAAAGATAGCGTGCATGTTCTTCATGGAAG GACCCTCACAACACCTGTGGAACTCGTAAAGTGTTTGAAATCAATCAAAGAGCATGCTTTCGTAGCTTCTGATTATCCAGTCGTTATCACACTCGAAGACCACCTTACACCTGATCTTCAAGAGAAGGTGGCTCAG ATGGTGCATGACACGTTTGGGGAGCTGCTATACATCCCTGAATCAAGTGATCTAAAAGAATTACCATCACCCGAAACGTTAAAGGGTCGGATTCTAATTTCAACAAAACCTCCAAAAGAGTACCTTGAAGCCGAAGAGGACAAGAGTACGAAATCACAAAGGGTTAAAGATTATTCTGATGATGATGTTTGGGGCGAAGAGCCCTCCGAGGCCACACCTTACAAAGACAAAAACAATAAG TATGAAAGCGATGAAAGTGATCATGATAATGAAGATTCAGAACACTACATAAAGAAAGCCGATTCGTGTCCAGCTTACAAGAATTTGATTGCTATTCATGCTGGCAAACCGAAAGGTGGTTTAGAGGAAGCACTTAAAGTTGAAAAAGATAAAGTTAGACGCCTAAGTTTGGCCGAACAGGAATTGGAAAAGGCTGCAGAACGCCATCAACAGCTAATAATCAG GTTTACGCAACAGAATATTCTTAGGATATATCCTAAAGGCACTCGTGTTACGTCCTCTAATTACAAGCCACTGATCGGTTGGCTACATGGAGCTCAAATGATCGCGTTTAACATGCAG GGATATGGTAGATCGCTCtggttgatgcatggaatgtttCGAGCCAATGGAGGCTGTGGTTATGTGAGAAAACCAGATTTTCTGATGCAACATGGGCCCAATAATGAGGTGTTTGATCCCAAAGCAAAGCTTCCAGTGAAGAAAATTTTGAAG GTGAAAGTTTATATGGGAGATGGATGGCATCTGGATTTCAAGCAAACTCATTTTGATGCATACTCCCCACCAGACTTCTACACAAGA GTGGGTATAGCGGGAGCAGCGGCTGATGAAATAATGAGAAAGACAAGAGCAATAGAGGACTCGTGGACGCCTGTATGGAACGAAGAGTTTACGTTTGAATTAACGCTTCCTGAAATCGCTTTACTTAGAATTGAAGTACATGAATATGACATGTCTGAAAAAGATGACTTTGCTGGTCAAACCTGTCTTCCTGTTTCCGAACTGAGGCCTGGAATCCGCGCAGTTCCTTTGTGTGACCGCAAAGGGTATCCCTACCCTTCCGCAAGACTTCTCATGAAGTTCGAGTTTTTGCCTTAG
- the LOC110868627 gene encoding phosphoinositide phospholipase C 2 isoform X2 codes for MNLPLTHYFIYTGHNSYLTGNQLSSPCSEVPIIKALKRGVRVIELDLWPNSSKDSVHVLHGRTLTTPVELVKCLKSIKEHAFVASDYPVVITLEDHLTPDLQEKVAQMVHDTFGELLYIPESSDLKELPSPETLKGRILISTKPPKEYLEAEEDKSTKSQRVKDYSDDDVWGEEPSEATPYKDKNNKYESDESDHDNEDSEHYIKKADSCPAYKNLIAIHAGKPKGGLEEALKVEKDKVRRLSLAEQELEKAAERHQQLIIRFTQQNILRIYPKGTRVTSSNYKPLIGWLHGAQMIAFNMQGYGRSLWLMHGMFRANGGCGYVRKPDFLMQHGPNNEVFDPKAKLPVKKILKVKVYMGDGWHLDFKQTHFDAYSPPDFYTRVGIAGAAADEIMRKTRAIEDSWTPVWNEEFTFELTLPEIALLRIEVHEYDMSEKDDFAGQTCLPVSELRPGIRAVPLCDRKGYPYPSARLLMKFEFLP; via the exons ATGAATCTCCCGTTAACGCATTATTTCATTTACACCGGTCACAATTCATACTTGACTGGAAACCAGCTAAGTAGCCCTTGCAGTGAGGTCCCGATCATCAAAGCTTTAAAACGAGGCGTAAGAGTAATAGAACTTGATTTGTGGCCAAATTCGTCTAAAGATAGCGTGCATGTTCTTCATGGAAG GACCCTCACAACACCTGTGGAACTCGTAAAGTGTTTGAAATCAATCAAAGAGCATGCTTTCGTAGCTTCTGATTATCCAGTCGTTATCACACTCGAAGACCACCTTACACCTGATCTTCAAGAGAAGGTGGCTCAG ATGGTGCATGACACGTTTGGGGAGCTGCTATACATCCCTGAATCAAGTGATCTAAAAGAATTACCATCACCCGAAACGTTAAAGGGTCGGATTCTAATTTCAACAAAACCTCCAAAAGAGTACCTTGAAGCCGAAGAGGACAAGAGTACGAAATCACAAAGGGTTAAAGATTATTCTGATGATGATGTTTGGGGCGAAGAGCCCTCCGAGGCCACACCTTACAAAGACAAAAACAATAAG TATGAAAGCGATGAAAGTGATCATGATAATGAAGATTCAGAACACTACATAAAGAAAGCCGATTCGTGTCCAGCTTACAAGAATTTGATTGCTATTCATGCTGGCAAACCGAAAGGTGGTTTAGAGGAAGCACTTAAAGTTGAAAAAGATAAAGTTAGACGCCTAAGTTTGGCCGAACAGGAATTGGAAAAGGCTGCAGAACGCCATCAACAGCTAATAATCAG GTTTACGCAACAGAATATTCTTAGGATATATCCTAAAGGCACTCGTGTTACGTCCTCTAATTACAAGCCACTGATCGGTTGGCTACATGGAGCTCAAATGATCGCGTTTAACATGCAG GGATATGGTAGATCGCTCtggttgatgcatggaatgtttCGAGCCAATGGAGGCTGTGGTTATGTGAGAAAACCAGATTTTCTGATGCAACATGGGCCCAATAATGAGGTGTTTGATCCCAAAGCAAAGCTTCCAGTGAAGAAAATTTTGAAG GTGAAAGTTTATATGGGAGATGGATGGCATCTGGATTTCAAGCAAACTCATTTTGATGCATACTCCCCACCAGACTTCTACACAAGA GTGGGTATAGCGGGAGCAGCGGCTGATGAAATAATGAGAAAGACAAGAGCAATAGAGGACTCGTGGACGCCTGTATGGAACGAAGAGTTTACGTTTGAATTAACGCTTCCTGAAATCGCTTTACTTAGAATTGAAGTACATGAATATGACATGTCTGAAAAAGATGACTTTGCTGGTCAAACCTGTCTTCCTGTTTCCGAACTGAGGCCTGGAATCCGCGCAGTTCCTTTGTGTGACCGCAAAGGGTATCCCTACCCTTCCGCAAGACTTCTCATGAAGTTCGAGTTTTTGCCTTAG